Sequence from the Tistrella mobilis genome:
GATCAGCCGGCGGCGATCAGCGCTTCGCCCTGCACCTTCACCTGGCCGTTCTGGTCGCGGACGGTCACGTCCAGCCGGCGGTCGCCGGCCTCGGTGACGCCGGTCTCCACCGCTTCGACCGTCAGGCGGTCGTGGACCTGGGTGATGGCGGTGAAACGCACGCCATAGGACTTAAGACGCGAGAGCGGCACGGCCCCGGTCACGGCTCGGGCGGCGAGCCCCATGACCAGCATGCCGTGGGCGAAGACGTCGGGGAAACCGGCGGCCTTCGCAAAGTCGATATCGATATGGATCGGGTTATGGTCACCCGAGGCGCCGCCATAAAGCGCCAGCTGCGTGCGGGTGATCGGCGGCATCTCGGCCACCACCCGAATCGGTTCACCGCTCATGCCGCACCTCCGGCCACGGGATTGCGGATCACGGTCACCTGCCGCACATCGGCGACATGGGCACCGTCCGACACCCGCTCGACCCGGATCTCCTCGACCAGGAATTCGAGCGCGCCGCCCTTGCGGTCGAAGATGTCGGCGATCCGGCCGATGAAGCGGATCTCGTCGCCCGCCACCACCGGCTCGTGATAGGTGAAGCTCTGCTCGCCATGCAGCACGGTGCCGAGATCGACCCCCAGCTCGTCGAGCAGGGCATAGGGCTCGGGCGCATCCAGCATGCGCAGGCAGAACAGATAGGTGGGCGGGATGGGACAGTCGCGATAGCCGGCGGCCTGCGCCGCGGCCGTATCGTGGTGGATCGGGCTGGTCTCGCCGATCGCATTCAGAAAGAACCGCAGACGGCCGCGTTCGACCGTCGCGGTAACGGGCGGGAGAACCCGCCCGATCGCCGCTCTATCGAGCATGGATGATCATCCTCTCCTGCTCGATGCCGGTCAGGCGCGGTCGTAAAGCGAGATGACGCAGGCGCCGCCCAGACCCAGATTGTGCTGAAGCGCGATCTTCGCGCCCTCCACCTGGCGCGGACCGGCCTGGCCGCGCAGCTGCCAGACCAGTTCGGCGCACTGGGCAAGGCCGGTCGCGCCCAGCGGATGCCCCTTGGAGATCAGCCCGCCCGAGGGGTTGGTGACGACGCGGCCGCCATAGGTGTTGTCGCCGTCCATGATGAACTTCTCGGCCGTGCCCTCGGGCGTCAGCC
This genomic interval carries:
- a CDS encoding MaoC/PaaZ C-terminal domain-containing protein translates to MSGEPIRVVAEMPPITRTQLALYGGASGDHNPIHIDIDFAKAAGFPDVFAHGMLVMGLAARAVTGAVPLSRLKSYGVRFTAITQVHDRLTVEAVETGVTEAGDRRLDVTVRDQNGQVKVQGEALIAAG
- a CDS encoding MaoC family dehydratase N-terminal domain-containing protein, which codes for MLDRAAIGRVLPPVTATVERGRLRFFLNAIGETSPIHHDTAAAQAAGYRDCPIPPTYLFCLRMLDAPEPYALLDELGVDLGTVLHGEQSFTYHEPVVAGDEIRFIGRIADIFDRKGGALEFLVEEIRVERVSDGAHVADVRQVTVIRNPVAGGAA